The Panthera uncia isolate 11264 chromosome C1 unlocalized genomic scaffold, Puncia_PCG_1.0 HiC_scaffold_3, whole genome shotgun sequence genome includes a region encoding these proteins:
- the LCE7A gene encoding late cornified envelope protein 7A, whose amino-acid sequence MSSQQTQQKCQLPAKCLPKCPPKCLAQAPQAPQALAPCPAPCPPPVPSCSVHSCCTTGFRNCCSLGSHRFPDVCLGPLQPSNCWERESSGCSSCCHGFGGCSF is encoded by the coding sequence ATGTCCAGCCAGCAAACCCAGCAGAAATGTCAGCTCCCTGCCAAGTGTCTTCCCAAGTGTCCACCGAAGTGCCTCGCTCAGGCCCCTCAGGCCCCACAGGCCCTGgccccctgcccagctccctgccccccacctgtcCCCTCCTGCTCTGTCCACAGTTGCTGTACCACTGGCTTCAGAAACtgctgctctctggggtctcaTCGGTTTCCGGATGTCTGTCTAGGCCCACTTCAGCCTTCCAACTGTTGGGAGAGGGAGTCCTCTGGGTGTTCCAGTTGTTGCCATGGATTTGGG